A single genomic interval of Fibrobacter sp. UWEL harbors:
- a CDS encoding IMP cyclohydrolase — translation MSYTDEAKNNFKALTKNPYPGRGIVLGTSPDGKSFVQVYWIMGRSVNSRNRVFEMEAKTGFMKTKAFDESKLTDPHLIIYYPARHTADVQIITNGDQTDTIYDAIKLGGTFESALATRQYEDDAPNFTPRISGIHYKNAQPALYKLSILKSRNNCEDAGCERATFEFEKALPGLGHFISTYVTDGKPIPSFEGSPKLMPIFDTAEENLKKYWNALDKDNKVSLMVKVIDRKTFKAKTLIVNKNK, via the coding sequence ATGTCTTATACAGATGAAGCAAAGAATAACTTCAAGGCTCTCACCAAGAATCCTTATCCTGGTCGTGGCATCGTTCTCGGCACCAGCCCCGATGGTAAGTCCTTCGTGCAGGTTTACTGGATCATGGGCCGCAGCGTCAACAGCCGCAACCGCGTGTTCGAAATGGAAGCAAAGACTGGCTTCATGAAGACTAAGGCTTTCGATGAAAGCAAGCTCACCGACCCGCACCTCATCATTTACTATCCGGCTCGCCACACTGCCGACGTGCAGATCATTACCAACGGCGACCAGACCGATACCATCTATGACGCCATCAAGTTGGGCGGCACTTTCGAAAGTGCTTTGGCAACTCGTCAGTACGAAGACGACGCTCCCAACTTCACTCCGCGTATCTCCGGTATCCACTACAAGAACGCTCAGCCGGCTTTGTACAAATTAAGCATCCTCAAGTCCCGTAACAACTGCGAAGATGCGGGCTGCGAACGTGCTACTTTCGAGTTCGAAAAGGCTCTCCCGGGTCTTGGCCACTTCATCAGCACTTACGTGACTGACGGCAAGCCCATTCCTTCCTTTGAAGGTTCTCCGAAGCTCATGCCCATCTTCGACACTGCCGAAGAAAACCTGAAGAAGTACTGGAATGCCCTGGACAAGGACAACAAGGTTTCCCTGATGGTTAAGGTCATCGACCGCAAGACTTTCAAGGCAAAGACCTTGATCGTGAACAAAAATAAATAG
- a CDS encoding TIGR03915 family putative DNA repair protein, whose protein sequence is MLSILYDSTFDGFLSVVFEIYRQRLSVGAITPDRVEGASEDMFMQPFWVETNPDSARRLKRAIVNAASQDVLYLLDTVFRSEEPGVEMKMLAFLRKLFSGVDPNYGKNATSEEMLPLYMIARSVRREAGDMRGMVRFTKLEDGTYFSEIEPKYDIVTYLTSHFRSRFANERWAIYDSKRNYGIYYDGVGVMEVSVPDIKQVTAGLPPDVMTQMWKDFYKAISIKERENPKLLRRCLPVRYWKHLPERESSPISWQESDWVNPGFSRSEKSLLLPSEVAKANSARQVALHCGSR, encoded by the coding sequence ATGCTCTCCATTCTGTATGATTCAACTTTTGATGGCTTCCTCAGTGTGGTTTTTGAAATCTACCGTCAGCGTCTTTCCGTAGGGGCCATTACCCCAGATCGCGTGGAAGGCGCTTCCGAAGATATGTTCATGCAGCCTTTCTGGGTGGAAACCAATCCGGACTCCGCCCGACGTTTAAAGCGGGCAATCGTCAATGCTGCCAGTCAGGACGTTCTTTACCTGCTGGATACGGTTTTTCGTTCGGAGGAGCCCGGCGTGGAGATGAAAATGCTTGCTTTCCTCCGGAAGTTGTTTTCCGGCGTGGATCCCAACTACGGGAAAAACGCTACCTCCGAGGAAATGTTACCTCTGTACATGATCGCACGTTCTGTCCGTCGAGAAGCGGGGGATATGCGAGGCATGGTTCGTTTTACAAAGCTGGAAGATGGAACGTACTTCTCGGAAATTGAACCTAAGTACGATATTGTGACCTACCTGACCAGCCATTTCCGCAGCCGTTTTGCCAATGAGCGTTGGGCTATTTACGATTCCAAGCGTAATTACGGGATTTATTATGATGGGGTAGGGGTGATGGAAGTTTCTGTCCCTGATATCAAGCAGGTTACCGCAGGGTTGCCTCCCGATGTAATGACCCAGATGTGGAAGGATTTCTATAAGGCAATTTCCATTAAGGAACGTGAAAATCCAAAACTTCTTCGCAGGTGTTTGCCGGTTCGCTACTGGAAACATTTGCCCGAGAGGGAGTCTTCTCCCATTTCCTGGCAGGAATCCGACTGGGTGAATCCAGGCTTTTCCCGGTCTGAAAAATCGCTTTTGCTGCCCTCGGAGGTGGCTAAGGCGAATTCCGCTAGGCAGGTGGCGCTTCATTGTGGATCTCGTTGA
- a CDS encoding putative DNA modification/repair radical SAM protein — MDVREKLNILADAAKYDVSCSSSGSNRSTPKGGMGNGCQAGVCHTWAADGRCISLLKVLMSNACKYDCAYCVNRRSNDIPRATFTPKELINLTLEFYRRNYIEGLFLSSAVVGSPDATMEMLVKVAKELRTVHKFGGYIHLKAIPGASPSLLHEAGLYADRSSVNIEIPSDQSLQYLAPEKNHASIYKPMNYLAERKLEYNAGGNFSRYTPRFLPAGQSTQMIVGASGETDFQILTLSNGFYKQQQMKRVYFSGYVPINADKRLPVITTKPPLVREHRLYQADWLMRFYNFQYNEILDEQHPNLDLELDPKIGWALRHPEFFPIDIQTADYEMLLRVPGIGVRSAKLIASGRRYGKIRLESLKKMGVVLKRAKYFIYHPDTPASLRRLYPEMIRPLLIQQTKPQQLNFLDVLDTKPALLTA, encoded by the coding sequence ATGGATGTTAGGGAAAAACTGAATATTTTAGCGGACGCTGCAAAGTATGACGTATCCTGTTCCTCTAGCGGATCCAACCGTTCCACTCCCAAGGGTGGGATGGGGAATGGTTGTCAAGCAGGGGTGTGCCATACCTGGGCTGCTGATGGCAGATGCATTTCCCTTCTAAAGGTCTTGATGAGTAATGCCTGCAAGTATGATTGCGCCTATTGCGTCAATCGCCGCAGTAACGATATCCCTCGGGCCACATTTACTCCTAAAGAACTGATAAATCTTACTCTGGAGTTTTATCGCAGGAATTATATCGAGGGGCTCTTTTTGAGTTCTGCAGTGGTGGGGAGTCCCGATGCCACTATGGAAATGCTGGTGAAGGTGGCAAAAGAACTCCGGACGGTGCATAAATTTGGGGGCTACATCCATCTGAAGGCGATTCCTGGTGCATCTCCCAGCTTGCTGCACGAGGCGGGGCTTTACGCCGACCGCAGTAGCGTGAACATCGAGATTCCTTCCGATCAGTCCCTCCAGTATCTGGCTCCCGAAAAGAATCACGCCAGTATCTACAAGCCAATGAACTATCTGGCGGAGCGCAAGCTAGAATACAATGCCGGTGGTAATTTCTCAAGATACACCCCAAGGTTCTTGCCTGCGGGGCAGAGCACTCAGATGATCGTAGGTGCCTCCGGAGAGACGGATTTTCAGATATTGACCTTGTCCAATGGGTTCTACAAGCAACAGCAGATGAAACGCGTCTATTTTTCCGGATATGTGCCCATCAATGCGGATAAGCGTCTGCCTGTTATTACCACAAAGCCCCCTCTGGTTCGTGAACATAGGCTGTATCAGGCCGACTGGTTGATGCGTTTTTATAATTTCCAGTATAACGAAATTTTGGACGAACAGCATCCCAATCTAGATTTGGAATTGGATCCGAAAATCGGGTGGGCACTGCGCCATCCGGAGTTTTTCCCCATCGATATCCAGACGGCTGACTACGAAATGTTGTTACGTGTCCCCGGTATTGGAGTCCGTTCGGCGAAACTCATTGCTTCTGGTCGTCGTTATGGCAAGATTCGTCTTGAAAGCCTCAAGAAGATGGGGGTGGTCCTGAAGCGTGCAAAATACTTCATCTACCATCCGGATACTCCCGCCAGCCTCCGCAGGCTTTATCCCGAAATGATCCGCCCCCTGCTAATCCAGCAAACGAAACCTCAGCAACTTAACTTTCTGGATGTGCTAGATACAAAACCCGCCCTATTAACAGCATAA
- a CDS encoding LuxR C-terminal-related transcriptional regulator, whose translation MLERTKKQELTSRQLEILDLLRKGLTNGEICRALNISENTVKVHLANIYKIMDVTNRTEAASFASSLFKAPVKKQEVTIVIGHNDDIKNSPLAHSLFLSIIEALYGYRLFQIKICQMNEVTDDCVYQIKLSAPQEEKQALFISLYQADNSALLWSNLQRIENSDQIKLLSAQIVIRLYREMMLSATSVYEANPDSTPAWWYACSYASIKYENRIRKDFEASQNTLQEILKTEGNKDFISCTLASGYYMAIAEHWIDGEEYTRKIGEIACNTMRDTPNSTNSMFTMALYNILIGNKNEAITYFEAILEINPLCIITRRLLAQIYMLLDRQDEALKHLEIYDQFVPGAFQQPFHFVAKGLVYLMLGRYDECEQISNQVLMFHPEIPFARLFLIACNNKKGNQEESKKQIELFFQYHANFSQQDLERFIVGISPTQRNFLMGLVSNLFHK comes from the coding sequence ATGTTAGAGAGAACGAAGAAACAAGAATTGACAAGCCGTCAACTCGAAATTCTAGACCTATTACGAAAAGGTCTTACCAACGGCGAAATCTGCCGTGCTCTCAACATATCCGAAAATACGGTTAAGGTCCATCTCGCCAACATCTATAAGATCATGGATGTCACAAACCGAACGGAAGCCGCATCCTTTGCATCAAGTTTATTCAAGGCACCTGTAAAAAAACAGGAAGTGACCATCGTTATCGGTCATAATGACGACATAAAGAATTCGCCCCTGGCCCATAGCCTTTTCCTCTCCATTATCGAGGCTCTTTATGGCTATCGTCTGTTCCAGATCAAGATCTGCCAGATGAACGAGGTAACCGATGACTGCGTCTATCAAATCAAGCTGTCGGCCCCACAGGAAGAGAAACAGGCCTTATTCATTTCCTTATACCAGGCAGATAATTCCGCATTGCTCTGGTCCAACCTTCAGCGAATAGAGAATAGCGACCAGATAAAACTATTATCTGCTCAAATTGTCATTCGACTGTACCGGGAAATGATGCTATCCGCCACCAGCGTATACGAAGCTAACCCCGATTCCACTCCTGCTTGGTGGTATGCCTGTAGCTACGCGTCCATCAAATACGAGAATCGCATCCGAAAAGATTTTGAAGCCAGCCAGAATACACTGCAAGAGATCCTGAAAACAGAAGGAAACAAGGACTTTATCTCCTGTACCCTGGCCTCGGGTTATTACATGGCTATTGCAGAACATTGGATTGATGGTGAGGAATATACCAGAAAAATAGGTGAAATTGCCTGTAACACCATGCGCGATACGCCCAATTCCACCAATTCCATGTTTACCATGGCCCTCTACAACATCCTTATCGGGAACAAGAACGAGGCCATCACCTATTTCGAAGCAATCTTGGAAATTAACCCCCTCTGCATCATAACCAGAAGGTTGCTGGCCCAGATATACATGCTCCTGGATCGTCAGGATGAGGCTCTTAAGCATTTGGAAATATACGATCAGTTTGTACCTGGCGCATTTCAGCAGCCATTCCATTTCGTAGCAAAAGGTCTAGTCTACCTCATGCTAGGAAGATACGACGAATGCGAGCAGATTTCAAACCAGGTGCTTATGTTCCATCCGGAAATCCCTTTTGCAAGACTTTTCCTCATCGCATGCAATAACAAGAAGGGAAATCAGGAAGAAAGCAAGAAGCAAATTGAATTGTTCTTCCAGTATCACGCCAACTTTTCCCAGCAAGACCTGGAACGATTCATCGTTGGCATCTCCCCTACCCAGAGGAACTTCCTTATGGGATTGGTGAGCAATCTTTTTCATAAATAA
- a CDS encoding family 16 glycosylhydrolase, with protein MDLKKTLAFLAVATVSVMAQNKAYSGAELYSNEEWMYGKYEARMMMGATSGTVSSMFLYANGSEIKDGRPWVEVDIEVLGKNPGSFQSNIITGTATQQITSEKHHTVSPAATAAFHTYGLEWTPNYVRWTLDGVEVRKTEGGQVSNLTKAQGLRFNLWSSESVDWVGAFDDNKLPIFQFINWVKRYKYTPGQGPDGSDFTLDWTDDFDTFNSQRWSKGDWTFDGNRVDLTDKNIYSKEGMLILALTKKGQEMFNGQVPKDNEPSPVASSSSQAQPKSSSSAQQVKSSSSQAQNPWQQPVSSSSVANPWQQPVSSSATVNPWQPQVSSSSQQQVIPDGIKNLKEVHMNKKSRGTFNAKGERVNKAGAARYRVDFDL; from the coding sequence ATGGATCTCAAAAAAACACTGGCATTTCTTGCAGTGGCAACAGTATCAGTTATGGCACAAAATAAAGCATACTCTGGCGCAGAACTCTACTCTAATGAAGAATGGATGTACGGCAAATACGAAGCCCGCATGATGATGGGTGCAACTTCCGGTACAGTCAGCTCCATGTTCCTCTATGCCAATGGCTCCGAAATTAAGGATGGCCGTCCCTGGGTGGAAGTGGATATTGAAGTCCTGGGCAAGAACCCGGGCAGCTTCCAGTCCAATATCATTACGGGTACGGCTACTCAGCAGATTACAAGTGAAAAGCACCATACAGTAAGCCCCGCCGCAACCGCAGCATTCCATACCTACGGTCTGGAATGGACTCCCAATTATGTGAGATGGACTTTGGACGGTGTTGAAGTTCGCAAAACTGAAGGTGGTCAGGTTTCCAACTTGACTAAGGCACAGGGCCTCCGATTCAACCTATGGTCCTCTGAATCCGTGGACTGGGTTGGCGCATTCGACGACAACAAGCTTCCTATTTTCCAGTTCATCAACTGGGTCAAGAGATATAAGTACACTCCTGGCCAGGGTCCCGATGGTTCAGATTTCACTCTGGATTGGACCGACGATTTCGACACCTTCAATTCCCAGCGTTGGAGCAAGGGCGACTGGACCTTTGATGGCAACCGTGTGGACCTCACCGACAAGAACATTTACTCCAAGGAAGGCATGCTGATTCTCGCCCTCACCAAGAAGGGTCAGGAAATGTTTAACGGCCAGGTTCCCAAGGACAACGAACCCTCCCCCGTTGCAAGTTCCAGCAGTCAAGCACAGCCTAAGTCTTCCAGCAGCGCTCAGCAGGTGAAGTCTTCCAGTAGTCAGGCACAGAACCCCTGGCAGCAGCCTGTTTCCTCTTCTTCCGTTGCAAATCCCTGGCAGCAACCCGTTTCCTCCTCCGCAACCGTAAATCCCTGGCAGCCGCAGGTCAGCTCCAGCAGCCAGCAGCAGGTTATCCCGGACGGAATCAAGAATTTGAAGGAAGTTCATATGAACAAGAAGAGCCGCGGCACCTTTAACGCTAAGGGTGAACGTGTAAATAAGGCTGGTGCAGCCCGTTACCGCGTGGACTTCGACCTCTAA
- a CDS encoding cellulase family glycosylhydrolase translates to MNMTSVKPGFFVQDRFLYSKDNEQTVLRGVNHMFIWTDREGKTIPEIAKTGANCVRIVWNTRGRVSDLDNIISLCISNGMIPIPEIHDTTGNWDKLPDALSFWLREETLQMINNHQQYLIINVGNEPGAKVQDPEEFFFAYNLIVTKMRAAGIRVPIMIDADMWGQSEKNIMEVGPRLIQADPEHNLLFSIHMWWPSELHNAEATGYATVEDRVKGVLKASVDKKLPLVVGEFAPVAVGGAKDIPYKLIMAEAERLNIGWMAWSWGPGNFDSPEMDMTVHGSVNTLVPWGKEICLDSPNGIQNTSVIPNFIQNKDYVTESQIPVSNLIKNGDFSAEEPLSGWMVDFWGGKANVKTEGGIARFEIKNGGKESWNLQFKQKLDLRNGVTYVFSMRAKADKPRTLNVNIKKDSDNYTPYANGRILDLSTSWQNFSWKFTMKEETDPEALLIFDMGGVPISWTLSDISLVKARSVADRLNRTFQRNVQKNSGYFNAPNGPWELHLYSKSGDLLEVLDKGKGGEGMRQYPKMELGGILVVKDL, encoded by the coding sequence ATGAACATGACATCGGTCAAACCTGGCTTTTTTGTACAAGACCGTTTTCTGTATAGTAAGGATAACGAGCAGACTGTTCTTCGCGGCGTGAACCATATGTTCATCTGGACGGACCGCGAAGGTAAGACTATTCCCGAAATTGCAAAGACAGGCGCAAACTGTGTTCGAATCGTCTGGAATACCCGTGGTCGTGTGAGCGATCTGGACAATATTATCAGCCTTTGCATTTCAAACGGCATGATTCCCATTCCCGAGATTCACGATACGACCGGTAACTGGGATAAACTGCCGGATGCACTTTCTTTCTGGCTTCGTGAAGAAACCTTGCAGATGATTAACAATCATCAGCAGTATTTGATTATCAACGTAGGTAATGAACCGGGTGCCAAGGTACAGGATCCCGAGGAATTCTTCTTTGCCTACAATCTGATTGTGACCAAGATGCGTGCCGCTGGTATCCGCGTTCCCATCATGATTGATGCCGATATGTGGGGCCAGAGCGAAAAGAATATTATGGAAGTGGGCCCGCGCCTGATTCAGGCTGATCCTGAACACAACCTGCTGTTCTCTATTCACATGTGGTGGCCTTCCGAACTTCATAATGCAGAAGCAACGGGTTATGCGACTGTGGAAGATCGTGTGAAGGGCGTTCTCAAGGCTTCCGTGGATAAGAAGCTCCCTCTGGTTGTTGGTGAATTTGCTCCTGTTGCCGTCGGTGGTGCCAAGGACATTCCCTACAAGCTGATCATGGCCGAAGCGGAACGTTTGAATATTGGCTGGATGGCCTGGAGTTGGGGCCCTGGTAACTTTGATAGTCCTGAAATGGATATGACCGTCCATGGTTCCGTCAATACTCTGGTTCCCTGGGGTAAGGAAATCTGCCTGGATAGCCCCAACGGGATTCAAAATACCAGTGTTATTCCCAATTTCATCCAGAACAAGGATTACGTTACTGAATCTCAGATTCCGGTTTCCAACTTGATCAAGAACGGAGACTTCTCTGCAGAGGAACCTCTTTCCGGCTGGATGGTGGACTTCTGGGGTGGTAAGGCTAACGTCAAGACCGAAGGCGGTATAGCCCGATTCGAAATCAAGAATGGGGGCAAGGAATCTTGGAACTTGCAATTCAAGCAAAAGCTGGATCTCCGTAATGGCGTGACCTATGTCTTTAGCATGCGTGCCAAGGCGGATAAGCCTCGTACCTTGAATGTGAATATCAAGAAGGATTCCGATAACTATACGCCTTACGCAAATGGTCGTATTCTGGACTTGTCCACCAGCTGGCAGAACTTCAGCTGGAAGTTTACTATGAAGGAAGAAACCGACCCGGAAGCTCTGTTGATTTTCGACATGGGTGGCGTTCCCATTTCCTGGACTCTCTCTGACATTTCCCTGGTGAAAGCCCGCAGTGTGGCGGATCGTTTGAACAGAACCTTCCAGCGCAACGTGCAGAAGAACTCCGGTTACTTCAACGCTCCTAACGGTCCCTGGGAACTTCACTTGTATTCCAAGTCTGGCGATCTCCTTGAGGTTTTGGACAAGGGTAAAGGTGGGGAAGGCATGCGCCAGTATCCTAAGATGGAGCTGGGAGGCATCCTGGTGGTGAAGGATTTGTAA
- a CDS encoding GntR family transcriptional regulator produces MKERIIKALLSSEHNDGDRLPSVRTLMNTYGVSSGTVQAALNQLAADKTICKIQGKGCFWGNVPMANNVPVVKLSTMEKLSQMFDRDLESGNIKLSQPLPQSKELSIRYDVSQNTLRKFLNDKVESGILTKSGRHYNFKQRDTGRQRSNLSQIVFVTRCNSWGGFTAESERELDFLRYVYKTAGKNQYKLILLGYNADTSALFDRSGNPCRIQDFPNAVGIIISTLLVQTFKPLLEYFVNTKIPVAVWWEHPEENVPRQFIKKDNWVFFNSTFGIKPGLEMGRFLKSRGYTEVNYFSPYHNSSWSIDRMEGLKESGLMVHPFVDSQYASPWDYKEIARKTVEKQNVEMYARNLEKEKLKDLIQQARKSDCVAESIPWVCVNDEIAGLFLEMELPEDIHYIAFDNSAESYLLRLPSYDFNTEALVEHIFYYLSNPDAFYGKKKIHHILGNVVEK; encoded by the coding sequence GTGAAAGAAAGAATTATAAAAGCGTTGCTAAGTTCCGAACATAACGACGGGGACCGTCTCCCCTCCGTTCGCACCCTCATGAATACGTACGGAGTATCTTCCGGTACGGTCCAGGCAGCGTTAAACCAGCTAGCAGCAGACAAAACCATTTGCAAGATCCAGGGAAAAGGATGTTTCTGGGGAAACGTCCCTATGGCCAATAACGTTCCTGTCGTGAAACTTTCCACCATGGAAAAGTTAAGCCAGATGTTTGATCGGGACCTGGAAAGCGGAAACATCAAACTTTCCCAGCCTCTCCCCCAGAGTAAGGAACTTTCAATCCGTTATGACGTATCCCAGAATACGCTCAGAAAGTTCCTGAATGACAAAGTGGAAAGTGGTATTTTAACCAAATCTGGACGACACTACAACTTTAAACAGCGTGATACAGGAAGACAACGTTCCAACCTGAGCCAGATTGTATTCGTTACCCGCTGTAACAGCTGGGGCGGATTCACTGCCGAAAGTGAACGCGAACTTGATTTTTTACGATACGTCTACAAGACGGCAGGTAAAAACCAGTATAAACTCATCCTGCTGGGCTATAATGCAGACACATCCGCCCTTTTTGACAGAAGCGGCAATCCCTGCAGGATTCAGGACTTTCCTAACGCAGTGGGCATCATTATCTCTACCCTGCTGGTACAGACCTTCAAGCCTTTGCTGGAATATTTCGTGAACACGAAGATTCCCGTAGCAGTCTGGTGGGAACATCCCGAGGAAAATGTACCTAGACAGTTTATCAAGAAGGATAACTGGGTATTCTTTAACTCCACCTTCGGAATCAAGCCCGGTTTGGAGATGGGACGATTCCTCAAATCCAGAGGGTACACGGAAGTCAACTACTTCTCCCCCTACCATAACAGTTCCTGGTCCATAGACCGAATGGAAGGCTTGAAGGAATCCGGCCTGATGGTACATCCCTTTGTGGACAGTCAATATGCAAGTCCCTGGGATTATAAGGAAATCGCCCGAAAGACGGTCGAAAAGCAAAACGTGGAAATGTACGCCCGCAATCTCGAAAAAGAAAAGCTGAAGGATTTGATCCAGCAGGCTCGTAAATCCGATTGCGTTGCCGAGAGCATTCCCTGGGTATGCGTCAATGACGAAATCGCCGGGCTCTTTCTTGAAATGGAATTGCCGGAAGACATTCACTACATCGCCTTTGACAACTCCGCCGAAAGCTACCTGCTCCGCCTACCCTCCTATGACTTCAACACGGAAGCACTGGTGGAACATATCTTCTACTACCTAAGCAATCCCGACGCATTCTACGGCAAAAAGAAAATCCACCACATTTTAGGAAACGTGGTGGAGAAGTAA
- a CDS encoding helix-turn-helix transcriptional regulator — protein sequence MNIEKFLSRTNRNANSLAAELGLNASSITAWKKGKSTPSYEVCQRLLETGMDIDELFTPELWQAIKERHAQEIRGEVVLSPEECAAIVRNGLLALQGKDTDVQVQSK from the coding sequence ATGAACATCGAAAAATTTCTCTCCCGTACAAATCGTAACGCCAACAGCCTGGCTGCAGAGCTGGGCTTGAACGCCTCAAGCATCACTGCCTGGAAGAAAGGCAAGTCCACGCCCAGCTATGAAGTATGCCAGCGCCTCCTGGAAACTGGCATGGATATTGACGAGTTATTTACTCCGGAGCTTTGGCAGGCGATAAAGGAGCGTCACGCACAGGAGATTCGCGGGGAGGTTGTTCTTTCTCCGGAGGAATGCGCTGCAATCGTACGGAATGGCCTGCTTGCTCTGCAGGGAAAAGATACAGATGTTCAAGTCCAGTCAAAGTGA
- a CDS encoding helix-turn-helix domain-containing protein: MTADELLTKTDLEKAVSTLKNELLDSISAMIGGGTAAGSRVLNVKQAAEYLKCAEDTVRKRAQRGEIAYSKDGRDLKFYISDLDEYLRSKRIMSVDEASQKASLLRHFR; this comes from the coding sequence ATGACTGCGGATGAACTTCTTACAAAGACCGACCTGGAGAAGGCTGTTTCCACCTTGAAAAACGAGCTTTTAGACTCCATTAGCGCTATGATTGGAGGTGGAACTGCAGCCGGAAGCCGCGTTCTTAATGTCAAGCAGGCAGCAGAATATCTCAAGTGTGCCGAGGACACCGTCAGAAAGCGTGCTCAACGTGGAGAAATCGCCTATTCAAAAGACGGTCGCGACTTAAAATTCTACATTAGCGACCTAGATGAATACTTGCGTTCTAAAAGGATTATGTCGGTTGATGAGGCTTCACAAAAAGCGTCACTTCTGCGTCACTTTAGATAG
- a CDS encoding efflux RND transporter periplasmic adaptor subunit produces MPMTKENPEKPQFDQNAVIKALQNALQTTSSKIGQMSEMLDVVRIVGEAKTFKTASLALTGEIADRHHAERVSLGMVKHDYVVLAAISHTDHFEKKMQVVRDLENAMEEAYEQDANIAYPAQAEDSSIVTHVHEYYSKTHGAGNLLSVPVRRGDDTIAILTCERTSKPFGNDEATQIYLTASLVSARLEELHKKSGWFGKRLVHAIRSAFAKLLGHEHTWAKLIGILLLGFILFATLVPIEYRVSSPAMLKTDHITYISAPFDGFIKSVNVKPGDIVYKGDELLRLDQKDLKLEEADLLAQEQDNKREIQKAQANKQLADLRIQQAKLAQTQARLKTVRYKLNRSVIRCESDSAVIIEGDLQKRIGAHVNQGSELFQMASIKDIYMEADVSELEVNNVQIGGEGLMGIKSHPDYVYRFRTTLMSPTATVKDQENTFAVRGEFVRYTPEWFRPGMTGIAKIFAGKRTLWWILSHQAIDYLRLKLWW; encoded by the coding sequence ATGCCCATGACTAAAGAAAATCCAGAAAAGCCTCAATTTGACCAAAACGCTGTTATCAAGGCATTGCAGAACGCGTTGCAAACAACGAGTTCCAAGATTGGGCAGATGAGCGAGATGCTGGATGTCGTGAGGATTGTGGGAGAAGCAAAAACTTTCAAGACGGCTAGTCTCGCGCTTACTGGCGAAATTGCGGATCGGCACCATGCAGAACGAGTGAGCCTTGGCATGGTCAAGCACGACTACGTTGTACTTGCCGCAATAAGCCATACGGATCATTTTGAAAAAAAGATGCAGGTGGTCCGAGACCTTGAAAATGCCATGGAAGAGGCATACGAACAGGATGCAAACATCGCCTATCCAGCGCAGGCTGAAGATTCTTCCATCGTAACCCATGTTCACGAATATTACAGCAAGACCCATGGTGCGGGTAATTTGCTTTCTGTGCCTGTGCGTCGGGGTGACGATACCATTGCGATTCTTACATGTGAAAGAACGTCCAAACCTTTCGGAAATGATGAAGCAACGCAAATATATCTTACAGCCTCGCTTGTAAGCGCAAGGCTAGAAGAACTTCACAAGAAAAGCGGATGGTTTGGCAAAAGGCTCGTTCATGCAATAAGGAGCGCGTTTGCAAAGTTGCTTGGACACGAACATACGTGGGCAAAACTTATCGGCATTCTTTTATTAGGATTCATTTTGTTCGCTACGCTAGTCCCGATAGAATACAGGGTCAGTTCTCCGGCCATGCTAAAGACAGACCACATCACCTACATAAGCGCACCGTTTGATGGATTCATAAAGAGCGTAAACGTAAAACCAGGCGACATCGTCTATAAGGGCGATGAACTACTGAGGCTCGATCAGAAGGATTTAAAGCTGGAAGAAGCGGACCTGCTTGCACAGGAGCAGGATAACAAAAGGGAAATCCAGAAAGCCCAGGCGAACAAGCAACTTGCTGATTTGCGAATCCAACAGGCAAAACTCGCCCAGACTCAGGCCAGGCTCAAGACTGTACGCTACAAGTTAAACCGTTCTGTAATCCGTTGCGAATCGGACAGCGCCGTTATCATTGAAGGAGACCTGCAAAAAAGGATTGGTGCCCACGTAAATCAAGGCAGTGAACTTTTCCAGATGGCTTCAATTAAGGATATATACATGGAAGCCGATGTAAGCGAACTGGAAGTAAACAACGTTCAAATTGGCGGAGAAGGCCTGATGGGAATCAAGAGCCACCCGGACTACGTGTATAGATTTAGGACAACCCTCATGAGTCCGACAGCAACAGTAAAGGATCAGGAAAATACCTTTGCCGTACGTGGCGAGTTTGTTCGATATACACCGGAGTGGTTTCGTCCCGGCATGACTGGCATCGCGAAGATTTTCGCCGGAAAGCGAACTCTCTGGTGGATTCTTTCGCATCAGGCAATCGACTACCTGCGTCTAAAGCTCTGGTGGTAA